Proteins from a single region of Acidobacteriota bacterium:
- a CDS encoding SUMF1/EgtB/PvdO family nonheme iron enzyme yields the protein MKRIKRACLIAIWSLLAVCILCWLDSHPQSFAQYRIRRKVPKTLPKNAVKKLTPTPTPVLLPQVAAELTLRLAPSSIPLLFESPTPIFESGITPPPPPVTGIFFFETATYDKNGNLTLSSKRTAKFYREYIADGVWIELVEIPSGDFTMGAPPNEISSENSERPQHKVIVPQFWIGKYEVTQGQWRAVAKLPKVNLNLKPISDLNLDPSYFKGDDNLPVEQVTWDEAVEFCARLAMKTGKPYRLPTEAEWEYAARAGTKTPFAFGETITPKIVNYNGNYPYTNRYPIGENREKTVPVGSLGVANAFGIFDMQGNVREWCLDRWHDSYKNGAPTDGSAWESGERDRVSRGGSWDGDANDSRSAARITYNYQYIRPKGQGFRIVVR from the coding sequence AGTTTGCTAGCTGTCTGTATATTGTGCTGGCTTGATTCACATCCGCAAAGCTTTGCGCAATATAGAATTAGAAGAAAGGTCCCCAAAACGTTACCTAAGAATGCTGTCAAGAAGCTAACTCCGACACCCACACCCGTCTTACTCCCACAAGTTGCCGCTGAGCTTACTTTGAGGCTCGCCCCCTCATCAATTCCATTACTATTTGAATCACCAACTCCGATATTTGAATCTGGAATCACCCCACCGCCGCCACCTGTAACGGGAATATTCTTTTTTGAGACGGCGACGTATGACAAAAATGGGAACCTAACATTGAGCAGTAAAAGAACGGCAAAATTTTATAGAGAATACATTGCCGATGGTGTGTGGATAGAGTTGGTCGAAATTCCAAGTGGGGACTTCACTATGGGTGCTCCACCCAATGAGATTAGCAGCGAGAATTCTGAACGGCCTCAGCACAAAGTCATAGTTCCCCAATTCTGGATTGGTAAATATGAGGTTACTCAGGGGCAATGGCGGGCAGTGGCAAAATTGCCGAAAGTGAACTTGAATCTAAAGCCTATTTCAGACCTAAACCTTGATCCGTCGTATTTCAAAGGCGATGATAATCTTCCTGTAGAGCAAGTGACTTGGGACGAGGCTGTAGAATTCTGTGCTCGATTGGCGATGAAGACTGGCAAACCCTACCGATTGCCGACTGAGGCAGAGTGGGAATACGCTGCACGCGCTGGAACTAAAACCCCTTTTGCTTTCGGTGAAACAATTACTCCGAAAATCGTGAACTACAATGGTAACTACCCATACACAAACAGGTATCCCATCGGTGAAAACAGAGAAAAGACGGTGCCAGTTGGGAGTTTAGGGGTAGCCAATGCATTCGGAATTTTCGACATGCAGGGCAATGTTCGGGAATGGTGCCTGGATCGCTGGCACGACAGTTATAAAAATGGTGCCCCAACCGATGGGAGTGCCTGGGAAAGTGGAGAAAGAGATCGTGTATCTCGTGGTGGATCTTGGGATGGAGATGCAAATGATAGCCGCTCCGCAGCCCGCATCACTTACAACTACCAATACATTCGTCCAAAGGGGCAAGGCTTTCGTATCGTAGTTCGATGA